One Brassica oleracea var. oleracea cultivar TO1000 chromosome C7, BOL, whole genome shotgun sequence genomic window carries:
- the LOC106303940 gene encoding putative F-box/kelch-repeat protein At1g27420 has product MESSSPIIPGLTDDVAALCLSRIPRSNFRLLSQVCRRWKTFLRSEHFTAVRKLTGRMEEFMCVLMEDMPGTSVYWEVLDSSGNNLGRIPNIPDPGPLKWGYGVTVLKEKILFIGGFTGSIGIPLASPDVYEFNPATNSWRKLADMNIPRYSFSLAEVDGLLYVVQGFSNDGYCLFNTEVYNPKTNQWSLMDGPNIQVAIGFAFAFKSKLYVLDNGTTTIDIYDTKTKTWEMLESDELTAVYSYTVVRNKVYFLDSERPGRLGVFDPEENSWTRVFVPTEPGGFQSKLGQWNNKVLLFLRGSVGKTIINDFDKEEGSKWRDCDQIKLSGYHVYSVLIKF; this is encoded by the exons ATGGAGTCGTCTTCGCCGATCATACCCGGCTTGACGGACGACGTAGCGGCGCTCTGCCTTTCACGAATCCCGCGCTCAAACTTCCGTCTCCTTTCTCAGGTATGCCGGCGATGGAAGACATTCCTCAGGAGCGAGCATTTCACCGCCGTTCGAAAGTTGACCGGGAGGATGGAGGAGTTCATGTGCGTTCTGATGGAAGATATGCCAGGCACAAGCGTGTACTGGGAAGTTTTGGACAGCTCGGGTAACAATCTGGGACGGATTCCTAACATCCCTGACCCTGGGCCACTGAAGTGGGGCTACGGCGTCACGGTGCTTAAAGAGAAGATCTTGTTCATCGGTGGATTTACGGGGAGTATTGGCATTCCCCTTGCTTCCCCTGATGTTTACGAGTTCAATCCTGCTACTAACAG CTGGAGAAAACTGGCAGACATGAACATACCACGTTACAGCTTTTCATTAGCTGAAGTGGACGGCCTTTTGTATGTGGTCCAAGGCTTTAGCAATGATGGTTATTGCCTTTTCAACACTGAAGTATACAACCCGAAAACCAACCAATGGAGCCTTATGGATGGTCCAAACATACAGGTCGCCATTGGCTTCGCATTCGCCTTCAAGTCCAAACTCTACGTTTTAG ACAATGGAACGACCACAATCGACATATATGACACCAAAACGAAGACATGGGAAATGTTAGAATCAGATGAATTAACGGCTGTTTATTCCTACACTGTTGTAAGGAACAAAGTGTATTTCTTGGACAGCGAAAGGCCTGGACGTCTGGGAGTGTTTGATCCTGAGGAGAACTCATGGACCAGGGTGTTTGTGCCTACAGAGCCGGGAGGTTTCCAGTCCAAATTAGGGCAGTGGAACAATAAAGTTCTGCTGTTTTTACGGGGTTCTGTTGGTAAGACCATAATTAATGATTTTGATAAAGAGGAAGGGTCCAAGTGGAGAGACTGTGATCAGATTAAACTATCTGGTTATCACGTCTACAGTGTTCTCATCAAGTTCTGA
- the LOC106303941 gene encoding uncharacterized protein LOC106303941, with product MGAFWGTRVMEIVKKHDSGGLIWKRIKLTSTRKANAKTRLRRVWQNEAVLRACGTSDASGFSKGESCTSAAKK from the exons ATGGGTGCGTTTTGGGGAACACGGGTGATGGAGATTGTGAAGAAGCATGATTCCGGTGGGCTCATTTGGAAGAGAATCAAGCTTACCTCTACTCGTAAAGCCAATGCCAAAACCCGCCTCCGTCGCGTTTGGCAG AATGAAGCTGTTCTAAGGGCGTGTGGTACATCAGATGCATCGGGATTTAGCAAGGGAGAAAGCTGTACCAGTGCGGCTAAAAAATGA
- the LOC106301987 gene encoding ubiquitin-fold modifier-conjugating enzyme 1, whose product MEGWDPSTKSTLTRIPLLTTKAGPRDGDAWKQRLKEEYKSLIAYTQMNKSNDNDWFRISAANPEGTLWTGKCWYVHNLLKYEFDLQFDIPVTYPATAPELELPEIDGKTQKMYRGGKICLTVHFKPLWAKNCPRFGIAHALCLGLAPWLAAEIPILVDSGMIKHKDDAASSAES is encoded by the exons ATGGAAGGATGGGATCCGAGCACGAAGTCGACGTTAACGCGAATCCCTCTTCTGACGACAAAAGCGGGGCCAAGAGACGGCGATGCATGGAAACAGAGGCTCAAAGAGGAGTACAAGTCTCTGATCGCGTATACCCAGATGAACAAGTCCAACGACAACGACTGGTTCCGCATCTCCGCCGCGAATCCCGAAGGTACGCTTTGGACTGGCAAGTGTTGGTACGTTCACAACCTCCTCAAATACGAGTTCGATCTCCAATTCGACATCCCTGTCACCTACCCCGCCACTGCTCCCGAGCTTGAGCTGCCTGAGATCGACGGCAAAACCCAAAAG ATGTATCGAGGTGGGAAGATCTGCCTGACTGTGCATTTCAAGCCGCTCTGGGCTAAAAACTG TCCTAGGTTTGGTATAGCACATGCGCTTTGTTTGGGTCTCGCTCCATGGCTTGCTGCAGAGATTCCAATTCTTGTGGACTCGGGCATGATTAAGCACAAAGATGACGCAGCCTCCTCTGCTGAATCTTAG
- the LOC106305233 gene encoding uncharacterized protein LOC106305233, translated as MATRTRIFSFVFMMMSFTVLLGCCCSARIYKVGDSEGWTAKDDVYYAWAETDHKEFHVGDSLIFEYDPIINDVTQVSGSLEYELCDYSSPQAVYNTGHDIVTLTEPGFHYFITSNQTQCVLGQKLDVLVIHDPSRPVPPPPPSKILPVGKTYKVGDSEGWKVYDSDFYNKWSEGKQYQVGDTLLFEYANEVNYVYEIIGDLEFITCDPTSPVAVHKTGHDLVRLTEPGVHYFITSQSGYCEAGLKLRVVVGPLAKAVSNPNFPKKMDLSAMERLNNWLQTFKSHH; from the coding sequence ATGGCGACAAGAACGAGAATTTTCAGCTTCGTGTTCATGATGATGAGCTTCACGGTTCTCTTGGGTTGCTGCTGCTCGGCTAGGATCTACAAAGTTGGAGACTCCGAAGGATGGACTGCTAAGGACGATGTCTATTACGCTTGGGCCGAGACCGACCATAAGGAGTTCCACGTGGGAGATTCACTGATCTTTGAATACGATCCCATCATTAATGACGTGACTCAAGTTTCTGGTTCTTTGGAATACGAGTTATGCGACTATTCTTCTCCACAAGCCGTCTATAACACAGGACACGATATCGTGACTCTCACGGAACCAGGTTTTCACTACTTCATCACCTCAAACCAAACTCAATGCGTACTGGGACAGAAGCTCGACGTTCTTGTCATCCATGACCCATCACGTCCGGTTCCTCCACCACCACCGAGCAAGATACTTCCTGTCGGAAAGACCTACAAGGTCGGAGACTCGGAAGGATGGAAAGTCTATGACAGTGACTTTTATAACAAGTGGAGCGAGGGGAAACAATATCAAGTCGGAGATACTTTGCTTTTCGAATACGCCAACGAAGTAAACTACGTTTATGAAATCATCGGTGATCTAGAGTTCATTACATGCGACCCAACATCTCCTGTAGCTGTGCACAAGACAGGACACGATCTTGTTAGGCTGACCGAACCAGGAGTTCATTATTTCATAACCTCACAGTCGGGTTATTGTGAGGCTGGACTTAAGCTTCGAGTGGTGGTGGGGCCACTAGCCAAAGCTGTTTCTAACCCTAATTTTCCCAAGAAAATGGACTTGTCAGCTATGGAGCGTCTCAACAACTGGTTACAGACTTTCAAATCCCATCATTAA
- the LOC106301471 gene encoding lecithin-cholesterol acyltransferase-like 1: protein MNKPSSLHLLLIAMLITATITLMSQATGNVHPLILIPGNGGNQLEARLDRDYKPSSIWCSSWLNPVRKKSDGWFRLWFDVSVLLSPFTKCFNERMMLYYDADLDDYQNAPGVQTRVSHFGSTKSLLYLDPRLRDATSYMSHLVNALGKGCGYVNDQTILGAPYDFRYGLAGSGHSTRVASQYLQDLKQLVEKASSENDGKPVILLSHSLGGLFVLHFLNRSSPSWRRKYIKHFVALAAPWGGTVEQMRTFASGNTLGVPFVNPLLVRPQQRRSESNQWLLPHSKVFHDRTKPLVVTPRVNYTAYEMDRFLADIGFSEGVVPYKTRVLPLTEEMVTPGVPVTCIYGKGVDTPGVLVYGEGGFDEQPEIKYGDGDGTVNLASLAALELVHEVESLKTVEIDGVSHTSILKDEMALKEVVEQIKIINSGLAKSRRGQSISQVESK, encoded by the exons ATGAACAAACCATCTTCACTTCATTTGTTACTCATAGCGATGCTCATTACCGCGACAATCACTTTGATGAGTCAAGCTACAGGTAACGTCCACCCTCTTATTCTAATTCCAGGAAACGGAGGTAACCAGCTAGAGGCACGACTGGACCGAGACTACAAACCAAGCAGCATCTGGTGTAGCAGCTGGTTAAACCCGGTCCGTAAGAAGAGTGATGGATGGTTCAGGCTATGGTTTGATGTATCAGTGTTATTGTCTCCCTTCACCAAATGCTTCAACGAACGAATGATGTTGTACTATGACGCCGATTTAGATGATTACCAAAACGCCCCTGGTGTCCAGACCCGGGTTTCTCATTTCGGTTCGACCAAATCACTTCTTTACCTCGACCCTCGTCTCCG AGATGCTACATCTTACATGTCACATTTGGTGAACGCTCTAGGCAAAGGATGTGGGTATGTTAACGACCAAACCATCCTTGGAGCTCCATATGATTTCAGGTACGGCCTAGCCGGGTCGGGCCACTCGACCCGTGTAGCATCACAATATCTACAAGACCTCAAACAGTTGGTAGAGAAAGCTAGCAGCGAGAACGATGGAAAGCCAGTGATACTCCTCTCCCATAGCCTAGGAGGCCTTTTCGTCCTCCATTTCCTGAACCGTAGCTCCCCTTCATGGCGCCGCAAGTACATCAAACACTTTGTTGCACTCGCTGCGCCGTGGGGCGGAACCGTTGAGCAGATGAGGACGTTTGCTTCTGGAAACACACTCGGTGTCCCTTTTGTTAACCCTTTGTTGGTCAGGCCGCAACAGAGAAGGTCCGAGAGTAACCAGTGGCTACTTCCACATTCCAAAGTGTTCCACGACAGAACTAAACCGCTTGTGGTTACTCCCCGGGTGAACTACACAGCTTATGAGATGGACAGGTTTCTTGCAGACATTGGGTTCTCTGAAGGAGTTGTACCTTACAAGACAAGAGTGTTGCCTTTAACAGAGGAAATGGTGACTCCGGGAGTGCCGGTGACTTGCATATATGGGAAAGGAGTTGATACGCCGGGGGTTTTGGTGTATGGAGAAGGAGGGTTTGATGAGCAACCAGAGATTAAGTATGGAGATGGAGACGGCACGGTTAACTTGGCGAGCTTAGCAGCTTTGGAGTTGGTTCACGAAGTTGAGAGCTTGAAAACCGTAGAGATTGATGGAGTCTCGCATACCTCTATACTTAAAGATGAGATGGCACTTAAAGAGGTTGTGGAGCAGATAAAGATTATTAATTCTGGATTAGCTAAGAGTAGACGAGGACAGTCAATTAGTCAGGTTGAAAGTAAGTAG
- the LOC106307079 gene encoding probable beta-1,4-xylosyltransferase IRX9H: protein MASIRRTLSPLYHDRPFDNGGAPFSPSSISSRTSKHNSAQFLSFLTATTDPKSSRRGPWRRPFYQFLAFFLIGFLLGMTPFGQIDDMNGTDRSNFEIKPPNSVKREEVGVDGVSFVAEEKKKEDFDLVVPRKLVIVVTPTYNRAMQGYYLNRVAQTLRLVEPPVLWIVVEGNAASFETSEILRKTGVMYRHLVCKRNMTSIKDRGVHQRNAALEHIELHKLDGIVYFADDDNVYSLELFQSLRQIRRFGTWPVAMLAPSKNKAILEGPVCNGSQVIGWHTNEKSKRLRRFHVDMSGFAFNSTILWDPKRWKRPFPHPTRQLDTVKEGFQETTFIEQVVADESDMEGVPPACSRILNWHLHLDALDVPYPQGWVMQKNLEAVITVR from the exons ATGGCTTCAATCCGGCGAACTCTCTCGCCGCTCTACCACGATCGTCCCTTCGACAACGGAGGCGCACCGTTCTCCCCCTCCTCTATCTCATCCCGCACCAGTAAACACAACTCCGCGCAATTTCTCTCGTTCCTCACAGCGACGACTGATCCCAAAAGCTCCCGCAGAGGTCCATGGCGGCGACCGTTTTACCAATTCCTCGCTTTCTTTCTCATCGGATTCCTCTTAGGTATGACACCGTTCGGTCAAATCGATGACATGAACGGTACGGATCGGTCCAACTTCGAGATCAAACCTCCCAACAGCGTGAAACGGGAAGAGGTAGGTGTAGATGGAGTAAGTTTTGTGGCGGAGGAGAAGAAGAAGGAGGATTTCGATTTAGTTGTGCCGAGGAAGCTCGTGATTGTGGTGACACCAACGTACAATCGAGCGATGCAGGGGTATTACTTGAACAGAGTTGCTCAGACGCTGAGGCTAGTGGAGCCTCCTGTGTTGTGGATAGTAGTGGAGGGCAATGCGGCGTCGTTTGAGACCTCGGAAATTCTGAGGAAGACTGGGGTGATGTATAGGCACTTGGTTTGTAAGAGGAACATGACGAGTATTAAGGATAGAGGTGTTCATCAGAGGAACGCTGCGTTGGAACATATTGAGTTGCATAAGCTTGATGGGATTGTTTACTTTGCTGATGATGATAATGTCTACTCGCTTGAGCTGTTTCAGAGCTTGAGACAGATCAG GCGATTTGGAACTTGGCCTGTTGCAATGCTTGCGCCAAGCAAAAACAAGGCCATCCTTGAAGGGCCAGTATGCAATGGAAGTCAAGTAATAGGATGGCACACTAATGAAAAGAGTAAAAGACTACGAAGGTTCCATGTGGATATGTCAGGGTTTGCTTTCAACAGCACCATACTCTGGGACCCTAAAAGGTGGAAACGTCCTTTTCCACATCCAACCCGCCAACTAGACACAGTGAAGGAAGGTTTCCAA GAGACAACATTTATAGAGCAGGTGGTAGCAGATGAAAGCGACATGGAAGGTGTTCCACCAGCTTGCTCGAGGATACTGAACTGGCATCTTCACTTGGATGCCCTAGATGTCCCGTATCCACAAGGGTGGGTGATGCAGAAGAATCTCGAAGCTGTCATAACTGTGAGATAG
- the LOC106301643 gene encoding probable beta-1,4-xylosyltransferase IRX10, whose protein sequence is MTNRSSLSAILLFLFFSASSAQHNVRTERISGSAGDVLEDNPVGKLKVYVYELPSKYNKKLLQKDPRCLTHMFAAEIFMHRFLLSSPVRTLNPDEADWFYSPIYPTCDLTPTGLPLPFKSPRMMRSAIQLISSNWPYWNKTEGADHFFVVPHDFGACFHYQEEKAIERGILPLLKRATLVQTFGQRNHVCLDQGSITIPPFAPPQKMQAHLIPPDVPRSIFVYFRGLFYDVNNDPEGGYYARGARAAVWENFKNNPLFDISTDHPTTYYEDMQRSIFCLCPLGWAPWSPRLVEAVVFGCIPVIIADDIVLPFADAIPWEEIGVFVAEKDVPELDTILTSIPTEVILRKQRLLANPSMKQAMLFPQPAQPGDAFHQILNGLARKLPHDGSVYLKAGEKVLNWTAGPVGDLKPW, encoded by the exons ATGACGAATCGCTCTTCCCTCTCCGCCATTCTCCTCTTCCTCTTCTTCTCCGCTTCTTCCGCTCAACACAATGTTCGAACAGAGCGAATCTCAG GAAGTGCTGGTGATGTATTGGAGGACAATCCAGTGGGGAAGCTTAAGGTCTACGTATACGAGCTCCCAAGCAAGTACAACAAGAAGCTACTTCAAAAGGACCCTCGTTGTCTCACCCACATGTTCGCTGCTGAGATCTTTATGCACAGGTTCCTTTTATCTAGTCCTGTCCGAACGCTTAACCCCGATGAAGCTGATTGGTTCTACTCTCCTATCTACCCCACTTGCGATCTCACTCCTACGGGCTTGCCCTTGCCTTTTAAGTCGCCGCGTATGATGAGAAGCGCTATACAGCTCATCTCGTCGAACTGGCCTTATTGGAATAAGACTGAAGGTGCTGATCACTTCTTTGTTGTGCCTCATGACTTCGGAGCTTGCTTCCATTACCAG GAAGAAAAGGCCATTGAAAGAGGGATACTTCCGCTACTCAAGCGTGCTACTTTGGTTCAGACGTTTGGTCAGAGGAACCATGTGTGTTTGGACCAAGGCTCCATCACTATTCCTCCTTTTGCACCACCGCAGAAGATGCAGGCCCATCTTATTCCTCCTGACGTTCCACGCTCTATCTTTGTCTACTTCCGTGGTCTGTTTTACGATGTTAACAACGACCCAGAAGGTGGCTATTACGCAAG AGGCGCAAGAGCAGCGGTGTGGGAAAACTTCAAGAACAACCCTCTATTCGACATCTCAACAGACCACCCTACAACATACTACGAAGACATGCAGAGATCCATCTTCTGTCTATGTCCTCTAGGATGGGCTCCATGGAGCCCGAGGCTGGTTGAAGCGGTTGTGTTTGGGTGCATTCCAGTTATTATAGCGGACGACATAGTTCTACCTTTCGCAGACGCCATCCCCTGGGAAGAAATAGGAGTCTTTGTCGCGGAGAAAGACGTCCCTGAGCTAGACACGATCCTGACCTCAATACCAACGGAAGTGATTTTAAGGAAACAGAGACTCCTCGCGAATCCTTCGATGAAACAAGCCATGCTCTTCCCTCAACCGGCGCAGCCAGGGGACGCGTTCCATCAGATACTTAACGGGTTAGCCAGGAAGTTACCACATGACGGAAGTGTATACTTGAAAGCGGGTGAGAAGGTACTGAACTGGACCGCTGGTCCTGTTGGTGACCTTAAGCCGTGGTAA